A single region of the Prevotella sp. HUN102 genome encodes:
- a CDS encoding phage minor head protein translates to MSDAMRRRLERSNYIFSGMKTFHELNEAFPSLLDENGNRKPFKQFLNDVQRIDKTYNANYLRAEYNFVQASAQMAAKWEGFMRDGDRYNLQYRTAGDKKVRPEHAALDRVTLPITDPFWEEYYPPNGWNCRCTVVQVLKSKYPVTSHDEAMALGEEATGKDTKGIFHFNAGLEQKAVPDYNPYTIRRCNDCDLAKGKTNLVFIPDNELCAVCRLIRQQQAERTNQRLTPQEFREATGIANRWADEHLTPTVINGTPAKRTLVMTADEHEIKVGKKFFSETAAKNKRNPDLVHVLKSATEFEQWLPFAERVRVEDGIDHDYQFSVYTVEYQGQTIEFKCKLTSGEILYTMRFI, encoded by the coding sequence ATGTCCGATGCCATGCGCCGTCGCCTGGAACGCTCCAACTATATCTTCTCCGGCATGAAGACCTTCCACGAACTCAACGAGGCGTTCCCGTCGCTCCTTGATGAGAACGGCAATCGAAAGCCGTTCAAACAGTTCTTGAATGACGTTCAAAGGATAGACAAGACCTACAACGCCAATTACCTGCGTGCCGAGTACAACTTCGTGCAGGCCTCGGCGCAGATGGCGGCCAAGTGGGAAGGCTTCATGCGCGACGGCGACCGATACAACCTGCAGTACCGCACGGCCGGCGACAAGAAGGTAAGGCCGGAACATGCCGCCCTCGACAGGGTAACACTACCCATCACCGACCCGTTCTGGGAGGAGTATTACCCACCCAACGGCTGGAATTGCCGCTGTACCGTCGTACAGGTGCTCAAGTCCAAGTATCCTGTTACGTCGCACGACGAGGCTATGGCACTGGGAGAGGAGGCAACGGGCAAGGACACTAAGGGAATCTTCCATTTCAATGCTGGGCTGGAGCAAAAGGCCGTGCCCGACTACAACCCCTATACCATCAGACGGTGCAACGACTGCGACCTGGCCAAAGGAAAGACAAACCTCGTGTTTATCCCCGACAATGAACTTTGCGCGGTGTGTCGGCTAATTCGTCAGCAACAGGCCGAGAGAACAAACCAAAGGCTCACACCGCAGGAGTTCAGGGAAGCCACAGGCATTGCCAACCGATGGGCTGATGAGCATCTGACGCCAACAGTGATAAATGGCACCCCGGCCAAACGCACGCTGGTGATGACGGCAGACGAGCATGAGATAAAAGTGGGAAAGAAATTCTTTTCAGAAACTGCCGCCAAGAACAAAAGGAATCCCGACTTGGTGCATGTCTTGAAAAGCGCTACGGAATTTGAACAGTGGCTTCCTTTCGCAGAAAGGGTAAGGGTTGAGGATGGTATTGACCACGACTATCAATTCAGCGTTTACACCGTGGAATATCAAGGTCAGACCATCGAGTTCAAGTGTAAACTGACTTCCGGCGAAATCCTCTATACCATGAGGTTTATATAA
- a CDS encoding DUF935 family protein, giving the protein MGKNRKQAARPATVQTPYGTLHLAKKDIGRFKKTVVELQRTTDALIRKDLGDWRQAWQRAINVDNPNRQPLYDIYRDVDIDLHLSGCIQQREGFGMARSFKLTGENGEEDEEAVNYFNTAWFKQLMKYSLDANYWGHSLIELGNITTDINGRMTYDGVKLIPRKHVIPEYGRIITDLGQDWKDGLDYRKPPLADWYIEVGLPDSLGLYLKAATQTISKKNALAFWDTFAEIFGMPMRIARTTTRDDKELAKMEKMMSEMGTEGWGIFQEGTNIEVVESSKGDAFNVYDRRIDRANSELSKLIIGQTMTIEDGSSLSQSETHLEVFQNIIEADCDTIRDMVNNQLLPIMIRHGFPLAGIHFDWDYSVDYTPEQQVAYEQLVLNNYEVDPAYFEEKYNMPVGERRQQAPVLAPTGPDGGDEDPKDNKTPKPDKKKRQEQSKRPFFD; this is encoded by the coding sequence ATGGGAAAGAACAGAAAACAGGCAGCAAGACCGGCGACTGTGCAGACGCCCTACGGCACACTGCACCTCGCCAAGAAAGATATTGGCCGATTCAAGAAAACGGTCGTGGAGCTCCAGCGCACCACGGATGCGCTCATACGAAAGGATCTGGGCGACTGGCGTCAGGCATGGCAGCGGGCCATCAATGTGGATAACCCCAACCGGCAGCCTCTCTATGACATCTACCGCGACGTGGACATTGACCTGCACCTCTCCGGATGTATCCAGCAGCGTGAGGGCTTCGGCATGGCACGTTCCTTCAAACTCACTGGTGAGAATGGGGAGGAGGACGAGGAGGCTGTGAACTATTTCAACACGGCATGGTTCAAGCAGCTCATGAAATACAGCCTCGATGCCAACTATTGGGGACACTCGCTCATTGAACTGGGGAACATCACCACCGACATCAACGGGCGCATGACCTACGACGGTGTCAAACTGATACCCCGCAAGCATGTCATACCTGAATACGGCAGGATCATCACTGACCTCGGGCAGGACTGGAAGGACGGTCTCGACTACCGTAAGCCGCCACTCGCCGACTGGTACATCGAGGTGGGGCTGCCGGACAGTCTCGGCCTTTATCTCAAGGCGGCCACGCAGACCATATCGAAGAAGAACGCGCTGGCCTTCTGGGACACCTTTGCCGAGATATTCGGAATGCCTATGCGCATCGCACGTACCACCACGCGCGACGACAAGGAACTCGCCAAGATGGAGAAGATGATGTCGGAGATGGGCACTGAGGGCTGGGGCATATTCCAGGAGGGTACGAATATTGAAGTGGTGGAGTCCAGCAAGGGCGATGCCTTCAATGTCTATGACCGGCGCATTGACAGGGCCAACTCCGAACTCTCCAAACTCATCATCGGTCAGACGATGACCATTGAGGACGGTTCCTCGCTCTCGCAGTCCGAGACGCACCTGGAGGTGTTCCAGAACATCATCGAGGCAGACTGTGACACTATCAGGGATATGGTGAACAACCAGCTCCTGCCCATCATGATTCGTCATGGCTTCCCGCTCGCAGGCATACACTTCGACTGGGACTACAGTGTGGACTATACACCAGAGCAGCAGGTGGCCTACGAGCAGCTCGTACTGAACAACTATGAGGTGGACCCTGCCTATTTCGAGGAAAAATACAACATGCCCGTAGGCGAGCGCAGGCAGCAGGCTCCCGTTCTTGCCCCCACAGGTCCCGACGGTGGCGATGAAGACCCCAAGGACAATAAAACACCCAAGCCTGATAAAAAGAAGCGACAGGAGCAAAGCAAACGCCCTTTTTTCGACTGA
- a CDS encoding phage protein Gp36 family protein, with protein sequence MFITDEDYKVVIGDQALKVVSQVSTDNRENAEAEAIEEMAGYLRPKYDTEAIFSATGSRRNRLAVMYACDIALYHMAASTPQKMGMEIRKERYERAVKWLEGVQAGKIVPDLPLATDEQGNPVGIPLVYGSQKKIRHNW encoded by the coding sequence ATGTTTATCACAGACGAAGATTACAAAGTTGTCATCGGCGACCAGGCACTCAAGGTGGTGTCACAGGTCAGTACCGATAACAGGGAGAATGCGGAGGCGGAGGCCATCGAGGAAATGGCCGGCTACCTCCGCCCGAAATACGACACGGAGGCCATATTCTCTGCCACCGGAAGCCGGCGCAACAGGCTCGCCGTCATGTATGCCTGCGACATCGCCCTCTACCACATGGCTGCCTCCACACCTCAGAAAATGGGTATGGAGATACGCAAGGAACGCTACGAGAGGGCGGTCAAGTGGCTGGAGGGGGTACAGGCAGGAAAGATTGTGCCCGACCTGCCGCTGGCCACAGACGAGCAGGGAAACCCTGTCGGAATACCTTTGGTATATGGCAGTCAGAAGAAGATAAGGCATAACTGGTAA
- a CDS encoding terminase, whose product MTKAEIEQKKNIGRSLYLSGMEQTEIADQLGVSRVTVSKWCASEGWKEARAAKNITRPELVNKLLLAIDNLIGQVNASGDPEAIGSLADKLSKLSATIEKLDKKANVIDAIEVFMAFNRWIQDQASYDPEITPELIKAINKYQNKFLMERMQHPSEL is encoded by the coding sequence ATGACAAAGGCAGAGATAGAACAAAAAAAGAACATCGGCAGGTCGCTTTACCTCTCCGGGATGGAGCAGACGGAGATTGCTGACCAGTTAGGAGTGTCGCGCGTCACCGTCTCCAAATGGTGCGCTTCGGAAGGTTGGAAGGAGGCACGTGCGGCCAAGAACATCACGCGCCCGGAACTCGTAAACAAACTGCTCCTCGCCATAGACAACCTCATCGGACAGGTAAACGCATCAGGAGACCCGGAAGCCATCGGTTCCCTGGCAGACAAACTTTCCAAACTGTCGGCCACCATCGAGAAGCTCGACAAGAAGGCCAACGTCATCGACGCCATAGAGGTGTTCATGGCCTTCAACCGCTGGATCCAGGACCAGGCTTCATACGACCCGGAGATTACGCCGGAGCTCATCAAGGCTATCAATAAGTACCAGAACAAGTTCCTCATGGAGCGCATGCAGCACCCATCGGAACTGTAA
- a CDS encoding HK97 family phage prohead protease, whose product MSKTNRVRISNESLNSYGTRVLTAGMNVEQYNRNPVLLYMHERGQVIGVVKDLKVEEGEVTGELVFDEATELSQRCKKQWEFGSLKMVSVGIDILETSEEQKFLVQGQTAPTITKSKLFEVSLVDIGANDDAIALHKDGVRLTLGKDAADVLPPLHSNNKSKKQKTMDQEKLALMLGLPADADEAAIHAAIGQLLAKGKEVDDLKKEKDALLAARIEAMVDAAVDEKKILLAKKQQFVDLGKKIGADELKATLDAMAPVVKASELIHGGAPAGNTAEYAKLSDVPADKLEEMRKNDRAQYCRLYKAEYGFDCEI is encoded by the coding sequence ATGAGCAAGACAAATCGAGTGAGAATCAGCAATGAGAGCCTGAACAGCTACGGTACACGCGTGCTGACGGCGGGAATGAACGTCGAGCAGTACAACCGCAACCCCGTGCTGCTGTACATGCACGAGCGCGGTCAGGTCATCGGCGTGGTGAAGGACCTGAAGGTGGAAGAAGGTGAGGTCACCGGTGAACTGGTGTTCGACGAGGCCACGGAACTGAGCCAGCGCTGCAAGAAGCAGTGGGAGTTTGGCTCCCTGAAGATGGTGAGCGTCGGCATAGACATTCTGGAGACCAGCGAGGAGCAGAAGTTCCTGGTACAGGGACAGACCGCCCCGACCATTACAAAGAGCAAGTTGTTCGAGGTGTCACTGGTGGACATCGGAGCGAATGATGACGCCATCGCGCTGCACAAGGACGGCGTGCGACTGACATTGGGCAAAGATGCGGCAGACGTGTTGCCGCCACTGCATAGTAATAACAAATCCAAAAAGCAAAAGACAATGGATCAAGAGAAGTTAGCCCTCATGCTGGGCTTGCCGGCTGATGCCGACGAAGCGGCCATCCACGCCGCCATCGGCCAGTTGCTGGCGAAAGGAAAAGAGGTTGATGACCTGAAGAAGGAGAAGGATGCGCTGCTTGCCGCCCGCATCGAGGCGATGGTGGACGCTGCCGTGGACGAGAAGAAAATCCTGCTTGCCAAGAAGCAGCAATTTGTGGACCTTGGCAAGAAGATCGGTGCCGATGAGCTGAAGGCCACCCTTGACGCGATGGCTCCCGTAGTGAAGGCAAGCGAGCTCATACACGGTGGTGCGCCTGCCGGCAATACCGCGGAGTATGCCAAGCTGAGCGACGTCCCGGCCGACAAACTGGAGGAAATGCGCAAGAACGACCGTGCGCAGTACTGCAGGCTGTACAAGGCCGAGTACGGCTTCGACTGTGAGATTTAA
- a CDS encoding N-acetylmuramoyl-L-alanine amidase — translation MSKPMKYLVIHCTATPEGREVSSKEIRHWHTDPVSKGGRGWKQVGYTDLFHLNGSVERLVDNNEDAQVDPWEVTNGAAGYNSVSRHIVYVGGCDKAMKPKDTRTAVQKEALKRYVRDFHERFPQIRIVGHHELNPGKACPSFDVQKWLLEIGIRQ, via the coding sequence ATGAGTAAGCCGATGAAGTATCTTGTAATCCACTGCACCGCCACGCCTGAAGGCCGTGAGGTAAGCTCCAAGGAGATACGCCACTGGCACACCGACCCGGTAAGCAAGGGTGGGCGTGGCTGGAAGCAGGTGGGCTACACGGACCTATTCCACCTTAACGGCAGCGTGGAGCGGCTGGTGGACAACAACGAGGATGCTCAGGTGGACCCGTGGGAGGTTACCAACGGCGCAGCAGGCTACAACAGCGTGAGCCGGCACATCGTGTATGTGGGTGGCTGCGACAAAGCCATGAAGCCCAAGGACACGCGGACGGCGGTGCAGAAGGAAGCCCTGAAACGCTATGTGCGCGACTTCCACGAGCGTTTCCCCCAGATACGAATCGTAGGACATCATGAACTGAACCCCGGCAAGGCCTGCCCCTCCTTTGACGTGCAGAAGTGGCTGCTCGAAATAGGAATCAGGCAGTAA